In Rheinheimera sp. MM224, one DNA window encodes the following:
- a CDS encoding BadF/BadG/BcrA/BcrD ATPase family protein: MTDRVASVEQTPSKTWYLGIDGGGSHCRVMLQDDTGLLLGEGRGGPANPVYGTEQAIQSILTATDQALLQAGLTPADKNQLIVGAGLAGLHLPLMQQAMQQWQHPFKALYLTTDLHVAATGAHQGLDGAVIILGTGFSSLSAHQGQLTQIGGYGFPINATCSGSWFGLEAVKAVLLDADGVGLPTRLTSVLLKDKTATALAEQYMNASATEYAKLAPLVFELADLGDKVCLSFIQHGAAFINQVIRKLLSTQVSGVSMIGGISERIKPWLDPQLSVCINPALSSPEQGAILFARQSHQAALCVAKEN; encoded by the coding sequence ATGACTGATAGAGTGGCATCCGTCGAACAGACCCCAAGTAAAACCTGGTATCTTGGAATAGACGGTGGTGGCAGCCATTGCCGCGTGATGTTACAGGACGATACCGGCCTTTTACTGGGCGAGGGTCGTGGCGGACCAGCCAATCCTGTCTACGGCACAGAACAAGCTATTCAGTCTATTCTCACAGCAACAGACCAAGCTTTGTTACAGGCTGGTCTGACTCCTGCGGATAAAAACCAACTGATTGTAGGTGCAGGCCTGGCTGGTTTACATCTACCCTTGATGCAGCAGGCGATGCAGCAGTGGCAACATCCGTTCAAAGCTTTATACCTGACCACAGATTTGCATGTAGCAGCAACAGGAGCCCATCAGGGGCTGGATGGGGCAGTGATTATTCTGGGGACTGGTTTTAGCTCTTTATCTGCCCATCAGGGCCAACTTACCCAAATTGGTGGTTATGGCTTTCCTATTAATGCAACATGCAGCGGTTCATGGTTTGGCCTTGAAGCTGTTAAAGCTGTATTACTTGATGCAGATGGCGTTGGCTTACCCACCCGACTGACTTCTGTGCTGCTGAAAGATAAAACGGCCACAGCACTGGCGGAACAATATATGAATGCTTCTGCCACAGAGTACGCAAAGCTTGCACCGCTGGTGTTTGAGCTGGCGGATCTGGGCGACAAAGTGTGTCTGTCTTTTATTCAGCATGGCGCTGCTTTTATTAATCAGGTGATCCGCAAACTTCTGAGCACGCAAGTATCTGGAGTGTCGATGATAGGGGGTATTTCTGAACGTATTAAGCCCTGGCTGGATCCTCAATTATCGGTATGTATCAATCCTGCTTTATCTTCACCGGAGCAGGGAGCCATTTTATTTGCCCGACAGTCTCATCAGGCGGCTCTGTGTGTCGCTAAGGAAAACTAA
- a CDS encoding N(4)-(beta-N-acetylglucosaminyl)-L-asparaginase, translating into MRSRRDFLKLSALLGMTGLVGLSKTTPAFAAVKKQPEAIVVSTWEHGLAANEAAWQVLAKGGRALDAVETGVRVPEADPKVRTVGYGGYPDRDGIVTLDACIMDEHMNCGSVAFLQNIKHPISVARLVMEKTPHVMLVGEGAKQFALQQGFKEENLLTAESEADWKAWLKDQKIQQINIENHDTIGMLAMDAAGNLSGACTTSGAAYKMHGRVGDSPLIGAGLYVDNDIGAATATGMGELMIKTVGSHLVVELMRQGASPEEACKQAVLRIARKLGDYAQFQVGFLALNKQGQYGAYGIQPGFNYAVQNKAGSTLIDGKSLLGAKV; encoded by the coding sequence ATGCGCTCAAGACGTGATTTTCTGAAATTATCTGCACTCTTAGGTATGACGGGACTGGTCGGTTTGAGCAAAACCACACCAGCTTTTGCGGCAGTTAAAAAACAACCTGAAGCCATAGTGGTATCCACCTGGGAACATGGTTTGGCTGCAAATGAAGCCGCCTGGCAAGTACTGGCCAAAGGTGGTCGTGCTTTGGATGCGGTTGAAACCGGAGTTCGGGTGCCTGAAGCCGACCCTAAAGTACGGACTGTAGGTTATGGCGGTTATCCGGATCGGGACGGAATAGTCACACTGGATGCCTGCATTATGGACGAGCATATGAACTGTGGTTCAGTGGCCTTTCTGCAGAATATTAAACACCCGATTTCGGTCGCCCGGCTGGTGATGGAAAAAACACCTCATGTGATGCTGGTTGGCGAAGGCGCAAAACAGTTTGCATTGCAGCAGGGTTTTAAAGAAGAAAATCTGCTGACCGCTGAATCCGAAGCCGACTGGAAAGCCTGGTTAAAGGATCAAAAAATTCAGCAAATTAATATCGAAAATCACGACACCATCGGCATGCTGGCGATGGACGCTGCCGGCAATTTAAGCGGAGCCTGTACCACCAGTGGTGCTGCTTACAAAATGCATGGCCGGGTCGGTGATTCGCCGCTGATTGGTGCTGGTTTGTATGTGGATAACGATATTGGCGCAGCCACAGCCACAGGCATGGGCGAGCTGATGATCAAAACAGTCGGCAGCCATTTGGTAGTTGAACTGATGCGTCAGGGCGCAAGTCCTGAAGAAGCCTGTAAACAGGCCGTGCTGCGAATTGCCCGTAAGCTGGGCGATTATGCTCAGTTTCAGGTCGGCTTTCTGGCATTAAATAAACAGGGCCAGTATGGCGCTTATGGTATTCAGCCTGGTTTCAATTATGCCGTACAAAACAAAGCGGGCAGCACGCTGATTGATGGCAAAAGCCTGCTTGGAGCCAAAGTCTGA
- a CDS encoding beta-mannosidase — MTTDHTHSLDAIFSLNGDWTFSQAGTNNWQAATVPGCNFTDLLANGLIEDPFYRDNENHLQWIEQQDWHYRKSFWLDELWLTESQQAGQSIELVAEGLDTFCDLYLNGQKVGSSQNMFVGQRIGCHSLLKAGENLLELQFRSPIQETLPAHKAAGFTYPAENDKSEEKLSVYCRKAPCHFGWDWGPRFVTSGVWRPIYLQRVDIVRIADAHYVQHSLNAAEARFSFDLQLQVLAAQKVTLVVECQQAPELNQTLELQLQLQLDGSEQLQRLDFSLAEPQLWWPNGLGDAFLYDFSFTVLIDGRKADSRSERIGLRTIEVVNQPDEMGLSFFLKVNGVPVFMKGANYIPGDSFIHQMTPERHQADFAAVTAANMNMLRVWGGGIYQDDEFYKLADAHGILIWQDFMFACTLYPADPAFLENVRAEAHYNIKRLRNHPCLALWCGNNEVDMAIKHWQWPEKFGYSDELYQRLKQDYIRLFDQCLPQAVQELDTERFYLRSSPIGFWEEDADHMGNHHFWGVWHGEQPFSEYKTRIPRFMSEFGFQSFPIDASMARFTLPEDWQLSSEVLKVHQKHPRGNALIRSYMQQEYQDPKDFSALLYLSQVQQAEGLKQAFEAHRAAMPFCMGTLYWQLNDTWPAASWSGIDYYGRWKALHYQAKRSFRPDLLVLDEGADQITVRLISDRLQSLDAELQLELWTFNGHLVWQQNQLVQTPVNASVVLLELDKALLLANKNAEELVLQVRLTNKEQGLLTDNLYYFVPAKQQKLVAPKLDIRMQVQDGLLSLHLCSTALIRQCCIEVDGAKGNFSDNFFDLLAGQPKQIQLVMPGLSQSDVRSVAQTLRCRSLYDSYTE; from the coding sequence ATGACAACAGATCACACTCACTCTCTTGATGCTATTTTTAGTCTGAATGGCGACTGGACTTTTTCTCAGGCGGGTACGAACAACTGGCAAGCGGCTACAGTGCCTGGCTGCAATTTCACTGACCTGTTGGCCAATGGTCTGATAGAGGACCCCTTTTACCGGGATAACGAAAATCATCTGCAATGGATAGAACAACAGGACTGGCATTACCGTAAATCTTTCTGGCTGGATGAACTTTGGTTAACTGAAAGCCAACAGGCCGGCCAGAGTATTGAGTTGGTGGCCGAAGGCCTGGATACCTTCTGCGATTTGTATCTGAATGGCCAGAAAGTCGGCAGCAGCCAGAATATGTTTGTGGGGCAACGTATAGGCTGCCACTCCTTGCTGAAAGCCGGTGAAAACCTGCTGGAGCTGCAGTTCCGCTCGCCTATTCAGGAAACCTTACCGGCACACAAAGCAGCTGGTTTTACTTATCCGGCTGAGAACGACAAATCCGAAGAAAAACTCAGTGTGTATTGCCGCAAGGCGCCTTGCCATTTTGGCTGGGACTGGGGCCCACGTTTTGTCACCAGCGGTGTCTGGCGTCCGATTTATTTACAGCGCGTCGATATTGTCCGTATTGCAGATGCCCATTACGTGCAGCATAGCCTCAATGCAGCGGAAGCCCGCTTTAGTTTTGATCTGCAACTGCAGGTACTGGCGGCCCAAAAAGTCACACTAGTGGTGGAATGCCAGCAAGCACCAGAGCTTAATCAGACCCTGGAGTTGCAATTGCAGCTGCAATTAGACGGTTCTGAACAGTTGCAGCGGCTGGATTTCTCTCTGGCAGAGCCACAACTCTGGTGGCCCAATGGTTTGGGCGACGCCTTTTTGTATGATTTCAGTTTCACAGTATTGATTGACGGTCGTAAGGCCGATAGCCGTTCTGAGCGTATAGGCCTGCGCACCATAGAAGTAGTGAACCAGCCGGATGAGATGGGATTGTCATTTTTCCTGAAAGTAAACGGCGTACCTGTGTTTATGAAAGGTGCTAACTATATTCCGGGCGACAGTTTTATCCATCAGATGACCCCTGAACGCCATCAAGCCGACTTTGCTGCTGTGACCGCGGCCAATATGAATATGTTGCGGGTCTGGGGCGGTGGTATTTATCAGGATGATGAGTTTTATAAGCTGGCTGATGCACACGGCATCCTGATTTGGCAGGACTTTATGTTTGCCTGCACTTTGTATCCGGCCGATCCGGCTTTTCTGGAGAACGTACGTGCTGAGGCTCACTACAATATCAAACGCTTACGTAACCACCCTTGTCTGGCATTGTGGTGCGGTAACAATGAAGTGGATATGGCGATCAAACACTGGCAGTGGCCGGAAAAGTTTGGTTATAGCGACGAGTTGTATCAGCGCCTGAAACAAGACTATATCCGTTTATTTGATCAATGCCTGCCACAAGCAGTGCAAGAACTGGATACAGAGCGTTTTTACCTGCGCTCCTCGCCTATAGGCTTCTGGGAAGAAGATGCCGACCATATGGGTAATCACCATTTTTGGGGCGTCTGGCATGGTGAACAACCTTTTAGTGAATACAAAACCCGTATTCCACGTTTTATGAGTGAGTTTGGTTTTCAGTCCTTCCCTATTGATGCTTCTATGGCACGTTTTACCTTGCCAGAAGACTGGCAGTTAAGCTCAGAAGTGCTGAAAGTGCATCAGAAGCACCCCAGAGGCAACGCGCTGATCCGCAGTTACATGCAGCAGGAATATCAGGATCCAAAAGACTTTTCTGCCTTGTTGTATTTAAGTCAGGTGCAGCAGGCTGAAGGGCTAAAGCAGGCCTTTGAAGCGCATCGTGCTGCAATGCCGTTTTGTATGGGCACGTTGTACTGGCAACTGAACGACACCTGGCCGGCAGCATCCTGGTCGGGTATCGATTATTACGGTCGCTGGAAAGCTCTGCACTATCAAGCCAAACGTAGTTTCAGGCCTGATTTACTGGTGCTGGATGAAGGCGCCGATCAGATCACAGTGCGCTTAATCAGTGATCGTCTACAGAGTCTGGATGCTGAACTGCAGCTGGAGCTCTGGACCTTCAATGGTCATTTAGTCTGGCAGCAAAACCAGTTGGTGCAGACACCAGTCAACGCTTCAGTGGTGCTGCTTGAGCTGGATAAAGCCTTATTGCTGGCCAACAAAAACGCCGAAGAGCTGGTGTTACAGGTCAGATTAACTAACAAAGAGCAGGGTTTACTGACAGATAACCTGTATTATTTTGTACCAGCCAAACAGCAAAAGCTGGTTGCACCCAAGCTGGACATCAGGATGCAGGTTCAGGATGGATTGTTATCGCTCCACCTTTGCAGCACTGCCCTGATCCGTCAGTGTTGTATTGAAGTGGACGGCGCAAAGGGTAATTTTTCCGATAATTTCTTTGATTTGCTGGCAGGGCAGCCAAAACAAATCCAACTGGTTATGCCGGGTTTAAGCCAGTCTGACGTCAGATCTGTCGCCCAGACCCTGCGTTGTCGTAGCCTGTACGACAGTTATACGGAGTAA
- a CDS encoding copper homeostasis protein CutC gives MTQLEICINADDLQQLEANVGAAWQGGASRIELCADMQQQGMTPGLVAIQKARRAFADRPGLLVMVRFRSDDQIQTKAELAAMQQAISQAADAGADGVVLGLLTNQRGLDLPALELLISQAKRLGLQVTFHRAFDAIHDRSQALNQLIELGVDRVLSAGTLWGSDLGVMHGLDLLLQLKIQAAGRIELVVGGGVSLDNLAAVTNRLRPAGQLWSVHSYSAVFSQGKVDPEKVAALVRLCQ, from the coding sequence ATGACGCAGTTGGAAATTTGTATTAACGCCGACGATCTGCAACAGCTCGAAGCCAATGTCGGTGCAGCATGGCAAGGCGGAGCCAGCCGTATTGAGCTTTGTGCTGATATGCAGCAACAAGGCATGACTCCGGGCCTTGTTGCTATACAAAAAGCCCGTCGCGCTTTTGCCGATAGGCCAGGTTTATTGGTGATGGTGCGCTTTCGCAGTGACGACCAAATCCAGACAAAAGCGGAGCTTGCAGCTATGCAACAGGCCATTAGTCAGGCTGCTGATGCGGGGGCCGATGGTGTTGTGCTGGGGTTGTTAACGAACCAACGTGGTCTGGATTTACCTGCTCTGGAACTATTGATCAGCCAGGCTAAACGGCTGGGGCTGCAGGTGACTTTTCACCGTGCTTTTGATGCCATTCATGACCGGAGTCAGGCATTGAATCAACTGATTGAGCTGGGTGTCGACAGAGTGCTGAGTGCCGGTACTTTATGGGGCAGTGATTTAGGAGTAATGCATGGGCTTGACCTATTACTGCAACTGAAAATTCAGGCTGCTGGCCGAATTGAATTAGTGGTGGGGGGCGGTGTGAGTTTAGACAACCTGGCCGCAGTCACCAACAGACTAAGACCTGCGGGACAGCTCTGGTCTGTACACAGTTATTCAGCTGTGTTCAGCCAGGGCAAAGTAGACCCGGAAAAAGTGGCGGCTCTGGTCCGGCTTTGCCAGTAA
- a CDS encoding sodium:solute symporter family protein, translating into MSLSWIDLLIIALYMAGTLGLGMYIAKMASTDMNAYFLAGKKIPWWALGVSNASGMFDIAGTMWLVAMCFVYGLKSVWLPWVWPIFNQVFLMIYLSLWLRRSNVMTGAQWLETRFGTGRGVELCQLIVVAFAIVSAIGFIAYGFKGIGKFAAIFFPWQLSPDTYALIIFAVTTLYVIKGGMYSVVFTEVMQFVIMTIAALAVGVIAITLVSPEQIKAATPQGWDTIWFGWQLDLNWTGLIDSVQHKVQDDNLELFGLMIMMMLFKGVLFSLAGPVPNYDMQRILAARTPKEAAKMSGFVSLVMFFPRYMMVAGLTVLALVFMGPEIQAQGAAFDFEQILPYAIQNFVPVGLAGLLIAGLLAAFMSTLAASLNAAPVYIVNDIYKRYFRPDAPTQTYVRLSYWVSLILVVVGIGLGFMLGSINDIMQWIFGALFGGYAAANLLKWHWWRFNAYGYFWGMMAGLVAALFLPLLLPDTHPLYAFPLLLLLSLVGSIAGTLLTPAEPDEVLCSFYRQVRPWGFWGPVYDKVKAQDPNFDPDTHPWRDAFNILVGMTWQIALVAMPIYLVIQQWYYLALASMLAVLTSWILKKNWLDKLKD; encoded by the coding sequence ATGAGCTTAAGCTGGATTGACCTGCTGATTATTGCCTTGTACATGGCCGGAACTTTAGGCCTGGGTATGTACATCGCAAAAATGGCCAGCACAGATATGAACGCCTATTTTCTGGCAGGTAAAAAAATCCCCTGGTGGGCGCTGGGGGTGTCCAATGCTTCAGGTATGTTTGATATAGCAGGCACCATGTGGCTGGTTGCCATGTGTTTTGTGTATGGTTTAAAAAGTGTCTGGTTGCCTTGGGTCTGGCCGATTTTTAATCAGGTTTTTCTGATGATTTATCTGTCACTCTGGTTACGCCGTTCTAATGTAATGACAGGAGCTCAGTGGCTGGAAACCCGCTTTGGCACAGGCCGGGGGGTTGAGCTTTGTCAGTTGATCGTCGTGGCCTTTGCTATTGTCAGCGCTATTGGTTTTATTGCTTATGGTTTTAAAGGCATAGGCAAGTTCGCCGCTATCTTTTTCCCCTGGCAGTTGTCGCCCGATACTTATGCATTGATTATTTTTGCCGTCACCACTTTGTATGTGATCAAAGGTGGTATGTATTCAGTGGTGTTCACTGAGGTGATGCAGTTTGTCATTATGACCATAGCGGCTTTGGCTGTCGGCGTTATTGCTATTACGCTGGTCAGCCCGGAACAAATTAAAGCTGCTACCCCACAAGGTTGGGACACTATCTGGTTTGGCTGGCAACTGGATCTGAACTGGACCGGCTTGATTGACAGCGTACAACACAAAGTGCAGGACGATAATCTGGAGCTGTTTGGCCTGATGATTATGATGATGCTGTTTAAAGGAGTGCTGTTTAGTCTGGCAGGCCCGGTGCCCAATTACGATATGCAGCGCATTCTGGCGGCCCGCACCCCTAAAGAGGCGGCCAAAATGAGTGGTTTTGTCTCGCTAGTGATGTTTTTCCCACGTTATATGATGGTGGCAGGTCTGACTGTGCTGGCGCTGGTGTTTATGGGGCCGGAAATTCAGGCTCAGGGCGCAGCTTTTGATTTTGAACAGATTTTGCCTTACGCCATTCAGAATTTTGTGCCTGTAGGCCTGGCCGGATTATTGATTGCCGGTTTGCTGGCGGCCTTTATGTCGACACTGGCGGCGTCGTTGAATGCGGCCCCTGTCTACATAGTCAACGATATCTACAAACGTTATTTCCGGCCTGATGCACCGACTCAGACTTATGTTCGCTTAAGTTATTGGGTGTCCTTAATACTGGTGGTGGTGGGCATAGGTCTTGGCTTTATGCTGGGCAGTATCAATGACATTATGCAGTGGATTTTTGGTGCCCTTTTTGGCGGTTATGCCGCGGCTAACTTACTGAAATGGCATTGGTGGCGTTTTAATGCCTATGGTTATTTCTGGGGCATGATGGCGGGTTTAGTGGCGGCGTTGTTTTTACCTCTGCTGCTGCCTGATACTCATCCTTTGTATGCCTTTCCTCTATTGTTGCTACTGAGTTTAGTGGGCTCTATTGCCGGAACTCTGCTGACACCGGCTGAACCGGATGAAGTGTTGTGCAGCTTCTATCGGCAGGTGCGGCCCTGGGGTTTCTGGGGACCTGTGTATGACAAAGTCAAAGCTCAGGACCCGAATTTTGACCCTGATACCCATCCATGGCGTGACGCTTTTAATATTCTGGTGGGCATGACCTGGCAGATCGCTTTAGTGGCAATGCCAATTTATCTGGTGATCCAGCAGTGGTACTACCTGGCTCTGGCCAGCATGCTGGCTGTATTGACGTCCTGGATCCTGAAGAAAAACTGGCTGGATAAACTCAAAGACTAA
- a CDS encoding endo-beta-N-acetylglucosaminidase, with product MLRFWFVFFCVSGFSLTAQAQAQLQPDQPPFALTLKQARDWSPQAETASADNVSKVPLARRISAPLAGQQQLDSQAKVLYAPDGMNNFANYLKMQPQFNLYNFTHWSQIDVLNWFAGTADLTVQIPARPWVDTAHKNGVKVIGSVFLGIAQWGGNPDTVEALLEQDNQGRFILADKLLQIADYYGFDGWLINQETDLTAVKDAQNQLVKGKKDLQRGRDLAKRLLAFMQYLTANAPQGMEIHWYDSMLASGEVRWQNQLNAKNQQFLQAQVPSSDAIFLNYWWDKAMVLSSRQKALELGRSPYDVYTGVDLWPSRDAQRAFSSYQWLDWLFDGHKAQSSIALFAPNVNFNFDGEAHTPVFSRFRTDPTDVSSFYATESRIFAGDDLNLALVDKAGWKGLGAYLPAKSSLLSLPFSTSFNTGQGKVMMQQGKKTGGAWTDMSRQDVLPTWQFAVQGSNTLQLSYDFDQPYQGGSSLAVRGKATTLSLMPLYHSAVVLSVNSKIRLISQGQSQGLELYLQTAEGERFLLPLQSSSDWTIQSQSLAALAGRQIVQIGLLTQGATETLDARLGLLEILP from the coding sequence ATGTTACGGTTCTGGTTTGTTTTTTTCTGTGTATCTGGCTTTTCTCTCACTGCACAGGCTCAGGCGCAACTTCAGCCCGATCAGCCGCCTTTTGCTTTAACTCTTAAGCAGGCCAGGGACTGGTCGCCACAGGCTGAGACAGCGTCAGCGGATAATGTATCGAAGGTGCCGCTGGCCCGTCGCATTAGCGCACCGCTGGCTGGCCAACAGCAGTTGGATTCTCAGGCTAAAGTCTTGTATGCGCCTGATGGCATGAACAATTTTGCCAACTACCTCAAGATGCAGCCGCAGTTTAACTTATACAACTTCACCCACTGGTCACAGATTGATGTGCTGAACTGGTTTGCTGGTACGGCCGATTTAACAGTGCAAATTCCAGCCAGACCCTGGGTTGATACAGCCCATAAAAATGGCGTTAAAGTGATAGGCTCAGTGTTTTTGGGGATAGCCCAGTGGGGCGGTAATCCGGATACAGTGGAAGCCTTACTGGAACAAGATAACCAAGGCCGTTTTATTCTGGCGGACAAGCTGCTCCAGATTGCAGACTACTACGGTTTTGATGGCTGGCTTATTAATCAGGAAACGGACTTAACCGCAGTCAAAGATGCGCAGAATCAACTGGTCAAAGGCAAAAAAGACCTGCAGCGTGGCCGCGATTTAGCCAAGCGTTTATTGGCTTTTATGCAGTATCTGACCGCCAATGCCCCTCAAGGCATGGAAATTCACTGGTACGATTCGATGCTCGCTTCAGGCGAAGTACGCTGGCAAAACCAACTGAATGCTAAAAATCAGCAGTTCCTGCAAGCACAAGTACCTTCATCAGACGCGATTTTCCTCAATTACTGGTGGGACAAAGCTATGGTGCTGTCTTCCCGGCAAAAAGCGCTGGAGCTGGGTCGCAGCCCTTATGATGTTTACACTGGCGTTGACCTCTGGCCAAGCCGGGATGCGCAGCGAGCTTTTAGCTCGTACCAATGGCTGGACTGGTTATTTGATGGCCATAAAGCACAGAGTTCTATTGCTTTATTTGCGCCTAATGTGAATTTTAACTTTGATGGTGAAGCCCACACCCCAGTCTTCAGCCGTTTTCGTACTGACCCCACTGACGTGTCGTCTTTTTATGCCACCGAAAGCCGGATTTTTGCCGGTGATGATCTGAACCTTGCGCTGGTGGACAAAGCCGGCTGGAAAGGATTAGGGGCTTATTTGCCGGCTAAATCCAGCCTGCTGAGTTTGCCTTTTAGCACCAGTTTTAATACGGGTCAGGGCAAAGTCATGATGCAGCAAGGCAAAAAAACGGGCGGTGCCTGGACTGATATGAGTCGGCAGGATGTGTTACCCACCTGGCAATTTGCTGTACAGGGCAGTAACACACTGCAACTAAGTTACGATTTTGACCAGCCTTATCAGGGCGGCAGTTCTTTAGCTGTGCGCGGAAAAGCCACAACACTAAGTCTGATGCCTTTGTATCACAGTGCTGTGGTACTGAGTGTAAACAGCAAAATCCGCCTGATCAGTCAGGGCCAAAGTCAGGGGCTGGAGTTGTATTTACAAACGGCAGAGGGTGAACGTTTTCTGCTGCCATTGCAGTCCTCCAGCGACTGGACTATTCAGAGTCAGTCTTTAGCCGCTTTGGCAGGTCGCCAGATAGTCCAGATAGGTTTACTGACACAAGGTGCTACTGAAACTCTGGACGCCCGTCTGGGTTTACTGGAGATTTTGCCATGA